In one Podarcis muralis chromosome 7, rPodMur119.hap1.1, whole genome shotgun sequence genomic region, the following are encoded:
- the LOC114603469 gene encoding interferon-inducible GTPase 5-like, translated as MNSYAEKLFLRLKNIDLNFNSKTAYNIAIKIHEEFMEAFSDGGIKEAAFEIKEELEELENTELDIAITGETGSGKSALINALRGLKAEDDGAAPVGVTETTVYPNVYTHSKYPKVKIWDLPGIGSPDFSPVSYLKKVDFPRYDFFIIVGSERFRSNHIDLAQAIQKMEKKCYFVRSKVDSDLSNMERSYPNTFNAEEVLEKMRDDFKKQLRKCFRNTIPQVFLISSWHLDKYDFPQLVEMLEKDLPSLKRLAFLLSLPMFSPEFKEKKKSALKSHLWKISLASAGINAIPLPNLPLACDTALLLGSMVAFYKMFELDDGSLARRARLARKPVEELKAVMKSPQEKEITIDLVIKLITNYAKEIFPPSIVRSLVAAGVSFAATYWMLSSFLDNLAEDADRVRKKALEPRAPGRAPRQAQDLMQPKVK; from the coding sequence ATGAATTCATATGCAGAAAAACTTTTCCTGAGATTGAAAAATATAGACTTGAATTTCAACTCCAAGACAGCTTACAATATAGCAATCAAGATACATGAGGAGTTTATGGAGGCTTTCAGTGATGGTGGGATAAAGGAAGCAGCTTTTGAGATAAAAGAGGAGCTGGAGGAGTTGGAAAACACTGAGCTTGACATTGCCATCACTGGAGAGACGGGCTctgggaaatcagccctcatcaatGCTCTCCGAGGCCTGAAGGCAGAAGATGATGGTGCTGCCCCTGTAGGAGTGACAGAAACTACAGTGTATCCAAATGTTTATACCCATTCTAAGTAtcccaaagtgaaaatctgggACCTGCCAGGAATTGGATCCCCAGATTTTTCACCAGTTAGTTACCTTAAGAAGGTGGATTTCCCCCGCTATGACTTCTTTATTATTGTTGGCTCAGAGAGATTCCGATCCAACCACATTGACCTAGCTCAGGCGATCCAGAAGATGGAGAAGAAGTGTTATTTTGTGCGCTCCAAAGTAGATTCAGATCTATCCAACATGGAAAGGTCTTACCCAaataccttcaatgcagaggaAGTCCTTGAAAAGATGAGGGATGACTTCAAGAAGCAGCTTAGGAAGTGCTTCAGGAACACCATCCCTCAAGTCTTTTTGATCTCCTCCTGGCACCTTGACAAGTATGACTTCCCTCAACTGGTGGAGATGTTGGAGAAAGATCTGCCCAGCCTGAAGAGACTTGCATTCCTGCTCAGCCTTCCCATGTTTTCCCCTGAATTcaaggaaaagaagaaatctgCGCTGAAGAGCCACCTGTGGAAAATATCCCTGGCGTCTGCTGGCATCAATGCTATTCCCCTTCCAAACCTTCCTCTGGCTTGTGATACTGCCCTCTTGCTTGGGTCCATGGTTGCCTTCTACAAGATGTTTGAGCTGGATGATGGCTCCTTAGCTAGGCGGGCCAGATTGGCCAGGAAGCCTGTTGAGGAACTGAAGGCCGTGATGAAGTCTCCTCAGGAGAAAGAAATTACCATCGATCTGGTTATAAAGCTAATAACCAATTATGCAAAAGAAATTTTCCCGCCTTCCATAGTTAGAAGCTTGGTAGCAGCAGGGGTGTCTTTTGCCGCCACTTATTGGATGCTGTCAAGCTTCCTGGATAATCTAGCTGAGGATGCTGATAGGGTTCGAAAGAAAGCCCTGGAACCCAGAGCCCCAGGCAGAGCACCCAGGCAGGCACAGGACTTGATGCAACCCAAGGTGAAGTAA
- the LOC144328572 gene encoding interferon-inducible GTPase 5-like: MVEDFEVAISQGQLAGAVSHVLAKPLPFFNSTPLHIAVVGEPGSGKSSFINAMLGLRADDPRAAGTGIQMTTVQVKDYPHPTLPQVILWDHPGRGMATFGEEKFEKKDDLNHFDFFIIVGSQRFRSTHSDLVREIQDMGKSFYFVRTKADLDLSAAKRQQPSDYNEKKVLLHIQEDCKECLVKEGVRDPQVFIVSNWEADCFDFPFLQETLKNDLLRLKRQAFLLRFPSICLPILEKKKTAVKEKIWTKRLVLLVALGSPVPFLLPIFLFSKFRSWCFLDFGLDNPSLAALAQCVGKTRTALKAAMKSLGIFSAILWVLPDLVGLSVIAYEYHRWEHFPIFGCLLSGGISLLRTYFMLQKCISGAADDTQRVLYKALEAEGKKSI, from the coding sequence ATGGTGGAAGACTTCGAGGTAGCCATCTCTCAGGGCCAATTGGCAGGCGCTGTGTCGCATGTGCTGGCAAAACCACTGCCCTTTTTCAACAGCACTCCGCTCCACATTGCCGTAGTAGGAGAGCCCGGTTCTGGGAAGTCCTCCTTCATCAATGCCATGCTGGGTCTTCGTGCCGATGACCCGCGTGCCGCTGGGACTGGCATACAGATGACGACTGTGCAAGTCAAGGATTACCCACACCCGACACTTCCACAAGTGATCCTTTGGGACCACCCTGGAAGGGGAATGGCAACTTTTGGGGAGGAAAAATTTGAAAAGAAGGATGATTTGAATCACTTTGATTTCTTCATCATCGTCGGCTCCCAGCGCTTCCGCTCCACCCATTCTGACCTGGTCCGTGAGATCCAAGATATGGGCAAGAGCTTCTACTTTGTGCGCACCAAAGCAGACCTGGACCTGTCGGCCGCCAAGAGGCAACAGCCATCTGACTACAATGAGAAGAAGGTCCTCTTGCACATCCAGGAGGACTGCAAAGAGTGCTTGGTAAAAGAAGGAGTGAGGGACCCACAAGTCTTCATCGTCTCCAACTGGGAAGCCGACTGCTTTGACTTCCCCTTCCTGCAGGAAACGCTGAAGAACGATCTCCTGCGGCTGAAGAGGCAAGCCTTTCTGCTCCGCTTCCCTAGCATCTGCCTGCCTATCTTAGAGAAAAAGAAAACCGCTGTGAAGGAGAAGATTTGGACCAAAAGGCTTGTTTTGCTGGTCGCTCTTGGAAGCCCagttcccttccttctccccataTTTCTGTTTAGTAAGTTCCGCTCCTGGTGCTTCCTAGACTTTGGCCTGGACAATCCATCCCTTGCAGCTCTGGCGCAGTGTGTTGGAAAGACAAGGACAGCCCTTAAAGCAGCAATGAAGTCCCTGGGAATCTTCTCTGCCATTTTATGGGTGCTGCCAGACTTGGTGGGACTGTCCGTGATAGCTTATGAATATCACCGCTGGGAGCATTTCCCCATCTTTGGCTGCCTTCTGTCCGGAGGGATTTCGCTTCTTCGCACCTACTTCATGCTGCAGAAATGCATATCGGGtgctgctgatgacacccagaggGTTTTGTACAAAGCTCTTGAGGCAGAGGGGAAAAAGTCCATTTAG